TCGATTTCGAAGTGACCGTGTTCGACGACCGGCCCACGTTTGCCACGCCGCAGTTTTTTCCCGAGGGCACGGTCTTTCGCATCGGCTACTGGGAGGACCTGTTGCAATCGCCGCTTCCGGCGCGGCCGGCCTTCGGCCTCGTCGTCACGCGCGGCCACAACCGCGACGCGCTCGTGTTGCGGCGGTGGATCCACGAGCCGTTCGTGTTTCTCGGCATGATCGGGAGCCGGCGCAAGGCGCGGTTGATCTTCCAGCAGTTCCGCGACGAGCACCTCGCCACGGAAGCCGAACTCGCGCGCGTGCAATGTCCCGTCGGCGTGGCCCTCGGCGCGGTGAGCGTGCCGGAAATCGGCGTGAGCGTCGTCGCCGAGCTCATCCGCCGCCGCGCGGAATTCGTGCGGGATGCCGCGGGTGCGCCGGAGGCCCCGGCTCATGGTGCCCCTCACTAGCACCCGGCATTTGCCGGGTGCGCTTGCTTGCCTTGATGAATCTCGGAGTGCTCATCCTCGCCGCCGGCGCGTCCTCGCGGATGGGCCGGCCGAAGCTGTTGCTGCCGTGGGCGGGCACCACGATACTCGGCGCGCTGCTCGACCGGTGGACGCGGCTCGGCGCGCGCCAGATTGCCGTCGTGCGCGCGGCGGGCGGCGACGCGCTCGCGGCCGAACTCGGCCGGCTCCAGTTTCCGGCCGCGCAAGTCATTCTGAATCCGGAGCCCGAACGCGGAATGTTCAGCTCCATCCAATGCGCGGCGCGGTGGGACGGCTGGGACGGGGCGCTCACTCATTTCTGCATCTCGCTTGGCGATCAGCCGCATGTGCGCGAGGCGACCCTTCGTGGCTTGCTCGAATTTGCCGCGGCTCACCCGGCACGGTTCTGCCAGCCGTCCCGCGGCGGCCGCGGCCGTCATCCGGTCGCGCTGCCGGCCGCGGACTTCGCGCGCATCGCCCACACGACGGCCACGAACCTGAGGGAGTTTCGGAACGCGCCGCCCGGTCGTGTCGCGATGTGGGAATCGGACGATGCCGGGCTCGACCTCGACCTGGACACACCCGCGGACTACGCGCGCGCGCTGGCGGAATTCGGCGCGGGTGGTGATTCCGCTTGAGCAGGCGCGGATTCGGCGGGAAGGTTCGCGCACGATGAAGCGGCTTGTCATGGCCAGTGTGACCGCGCGCCTGTGGGTGTGCGCCGCGGTGCTGGCTGCAGCCGCACCACGGCCGTTTGTTCGCGGCGATGCTCGCGCCGCGGAACCAGCGACGAAACACGCCGAGTTCCGCGGCCGTATCGTCTGCCTCCTGGAAGAGCGGGCGCGTGACCACCAGTCGCCTTCGCCGCACAACCACGAGCACGAGTGGGTTTTCAAGACGACCGAAGGAAAACTTGTGAAGCTGGCGCGAACGAAGAACTCCGAGGCGCTCTTCGTGGATGCCCGGCTGCGGGAGAAGGCACTCATCCTCAAGGGGCAAATCCATCCGGCCACGGGCGCGCTGGAGGCCATCGTCTTCCAGTCCATGAAAGCCGGCGTGGCGCACTCGCTCTTCTACTGGTGCGACATCTGCACCATCCGCTCGATCACGCCGGGCGAGTGCGTCTGCTGCCGGGAACCGGTGGAGTTGCGCGAAATCCCCGTCAAGGACGACAAGCTCTGAGTGTCCGCGGGTGTTCCGCGCGCCTGTCACGCCGGCTAGGTCTTCCCCTTGCCTTTGATGACGATTTCAAAAAGCGCGGGCATCGGCGCGGAGTCCGCGGGCTTCACTGTCGCCTTCACGCGCACGCTTTTGTGTCCCGCGGTGGGTTCGAGGAGCTTTGGACTCTCGCCCTCGGCCGCGGGGCGGAGGCTCAGGATGAGCGGGTGTCCGCCCGGCGTGTCCCGCCCGCTGGCCTTGACCATCGCGGGATAAGCGGTGAACGCGTCGGGCTTCGTGTCCACCTTCGCCGGGATGAGCACGACGAAGAAGGGAAAGTCCGCCGTCCCGAGATGATCGCCGTCCTCGGGCTGCAACGCGAAGCGCATCGTGTAAACGCCCTCGGGCAGCTCGGTGTCGCGGTAGGTGCGGTGCTGCTTGCCCGTGACGGACACGACGCCGATGAGCCCGACGGGCTTGAAGCTCGCGAGCGCCTGCGCGGGCGACGCGGGCTTCGCGCCCACGGGCACCTCGCTGCAAAACCAGAACTCAAACACCGCGGAGTCGCCCGCAAGCACGCGCACGGCCTGCGGCGCGAGCAGGGCGCGAACCGACGCGCCGAGCGCAGCGGGCGGTTCCTTGGCGGCGAGCGTCGCGGTGAGTTCCGCGCCGGCCGAATTCGCCACGGCAGCGAGGCCGGTGAAGGTTGCGAGGAGGAGTGATCGGGAAGTCGGGAGCATTCGGTTCATGTCGCTGCAACTTGGACGGCGGCACAGTGCCCGGCGTTGCATTTGAACGCAAGTTTGTGGCGCCGCGGTCGGGCATT
This window of the Verrucomicrobiota bacterium genome carries:
- a CDS encoding nucleotidyltransferase family protein; translation: MSRRRGPRRGERAGNRRERRRRAHPPPRGIRAGCRGCAGGPGSWCPSLAPGICRVRLLALMNLGVLILAAGASSRMGRPKLLLPWAGTTILGALLDRWTRLGARQIAVVRAAGGDALAAELGRLQFPAAQVILNPEPERGMFSSIQCAARWDGWDGALTHFCISLGDQPHVREATLRGLLEFAAAHPARFCQPSRGGRGRHPVALPAADFARIAHTTATNLREFRNAPPGRVAMWESDDAGLDLDLDTPADYARALAEFGAGGDSA